In the Chroococcidiopsis sp. SAG 2025 genome, one interval contains:
- the psb29 gene encoding photosystem II biogenesis protein Psp29, producing the protein MNNLRTVSDTKRNFYNQHTRPINTIYRRVVEELMVEMHLLSVNADFRYDPIYALGVVTAFERFMQGYQPERDKEPIFEALCQSIEDNPQRYRQDADRLRQLLQNVSTQQLFDWIEGKASLPGAEDLQAQMQAIAQNSKFKYSRLFAIGVFTLLELADAELVKDEKQRVEALKQVATALHVPEDKLNKDLELYRSNLDKIEQALITMADILSADRRKRQQRLQEKEAGVATSNGDSGSASGSSQDKTPSGS; encoded by the coding sequence GTGAATAACCTGCGTACTGTCTCCGATACCAAGCGAAATTTCTACAATCAACACACCCGTCCGATTAACACGATCTATCGGCGGGTGGTAGAAGAACTAATGGTAGAAATGCATTTACTCTCAGTCAATGCTGATTTTCGCTATGACCCCATCTACGCTCTAGGTGTCGTTACGGCATTTGAGCGGTTTATGCAGGGCTACCAGCCAGAACGGGATAAAGAACCGATCTTTGAGGCGCTGTGTCAGTCTATCGAAGATAATCCCCAGAGATATCGCCAAGATGCCGATCGCCTGCGTCAACTCCTTCAAAACGTATCGACGCAACAACTATTTGACTGGATCGAAGGTAAGGCTTCCCTGCCAGGTGCAGAAGATTTACAAGCACAAATGCAGGCGATCGCCCAGAACTCCAAGTTCAAATACAGTCGCCTATTTGCGATTGGTGTCTTTACCCTGTTAGAACTAGCAGATGCGGAACTTGTCAAAGATGAGAAGCAGCGAGTGGAAGCGCTCAAGCAAGTAGCAACCGCTTTGCACGTACCGGAAGATAAGCTGAACAAAGATTTAGAGCTATACCGCTCTAACCTCGATAAAATCGAGCAAGCGCTGATTACAATGGCAGATATCCTCTCAGCCGATCGCCGAAAGCGCCAACAACGCTTGCAAGAAAAAGAAGCTGGTGTTGCTACCAGCAACGGTGATAGCGGTTCTGCTTCTGGCTCGTCCCAGGATAAAACTCCGTCTGGTTCCTAG
- a CDS encoding YkvA family protein: MNFSIQSVYGWYRNTLRNPKYRWWIILGTALYFVMPFDIAPDFLPIVGQLDDVFLLTLLVSEVSQMAIEGYKTRKGKSTANATDTTGSTVDVDAVSVK, translated from the coding sequence ATGAACTTTTCAATCCAATCTGTTTACGGCTGGTATCGTAACACTCTCCGCAATCCTAAATACCGTTGGTGGATAATTCTCGGTACGGCATTGTATTTCGTCATGCCATTTGACATTGCTCCCGACTTCTTGCCGATTGTTGGACAATTGGATGATGTCTTTTTATTGACGCTATTGGTATCAGAAGTTTCCCAAATGGCGATCGAAGGCTACAAAACCCGTAAAGGTAAAAGCACGGCTAACGCCACCGATACCACTGGTAGTACAGTCGATGTAGATGCGGTATCTGTAAAGTAA
- a CDS encoding MotA/TolQ/ExbB proton channel family protein, which translates to MDVIDIFRKGGPAMWPLLALSILALSVIVERLGFWFKIFSQEREIVERVLDAAQQNWQSATELARKFSYQPAGRFLYAPLRLSTPDPEVFRLALESTAEDEIASMRQGEKILEAAIALSPLLGLLGTVLGLIQSLGSITLGQISSASSAGVTTGIGESLISTATGLIVAIVSLVFYRLFQGFAVNQIKVFRRAGSELELLYRQYWVNLQDSPTAPPTSAMTTPEVIPGRGSDRRFSFDLGNRRAVNPEPPVNPQTNINPGYSVPPQSPSQREDSAAPEV; encoded by the coding sequence GTGGATGTTATAGATATTTTCCGCAAAGGCGGACCCGCCATGTGGCCCCTTCTAGCACTGTCTATTTTAGCTTTGAGCGTGATCGTCGAGCGGCTGGGGTTTTGGTTTAAGATTTTTTCTCAAGAACGGGAAATTGTCGAGCGCGTTCTAGATGCAGCTCAACAAAATTGGCAAAGTGCTACGGAATTAGCCAGAAAGTTTTCCTATCAACCTGCGGGTAGGTTCTTATACGCACCGTTACGTTTGTCTACACCCGATCCGGAAGTATTTCGGCTGGCACTAGAGTCAACCGCAGAAGATGAAATTGCCTCCATGCGCCAAGGGGAGAAGATTTTAGAAGCAGCGATCGCGCTTTCGCCCCTGCTAGGATTGTTGGGAACAGTACTGGGACTGATTCAATCGTTGGGTTCGATTACTTTAGGACAAATCAGTTCGGCTTCTTCTGCTGGCGTGACCACAGGTATTGGTGAATCTTTGATCAGTACGGCAACAGGATTGATTGTGGCGATCGTTAGTTTGGTTTTTTATCGCTTATTTCAAGGATTTGCTGTAAACCAAATTAAAGTATTTCGCCGTGCAGGTAGCGAATTAGAATTACTATACCGTCAGTATTGGGTTAACCTGCAAGACTCTCCGACTGCTCCTCCTACTTCTGCAATGACAACACCAGAAGTTATCCCTGGACGCGGTTCCGATCGGCGTTTTAGCTTCGACTTAGGCAATAGAAGGGCTGTTAATCCCGAACCACCAGTAAATCCGCAAACAAACATAAATCCTGGTTACAGCGTTCCGCCTCAATCTCCCAGTCAGCGAGAAGATTCTGCTGCACCAGAAGTATAG
- a CDS encoding GNAT family protein, translating to MRSRTARPEDIDFVLAQETRSEFQNFIFSSSREQHQQYLDSQDYLYFIFLNDEIEAAIGYAILSGLTSPHGNICLVRIVMAKPGQGYGKQALRLLLDWVFKEYKAHRFWLDVFEDNQRARHVYQSVGFREEGLLREVVKQQDKYASQVVMSILEQEYFNCEERGARGEE from the coding sequence ATGCGATCGCGAACTGCACGTCCTGAAGATATTGATTTTGTTCTGGCTCAGGAAACTAGATCGGAATTTCAAAACTTTATTTTTTCCTCTAGTCGAGAACAACACCAGCAATATCTAGATTCACAAGATTACCTATATTTCATCTTCCTAAATGATGAAATTGAAGCTGCGATTGGGTATGCAATTTTATCTGGGCTTACATCACCTCATGGCAATATTTGTTTAGTCCGCATCGTTATGGCAAAACCAGGGCAAGGCTATGGTAAGCAGGCACTACGTTTGCTGTTAGATTGGGTTTTTAAGGAATACAAAGCTCATCGGTTCTGGTTAGATGTATTTGAGGATAACCAGCGCGCTAGACACGTATATCAATCGGTAGGTTTTCGCGAGGAAGGATTGCTAAGAGAAGTCGTGAAGCAGCAAGATAAGTATGCCTCTCAAGTTGTTATGTCGATTTTGGAGCAGGAATACTTTAATTGTGAGGAGAGAGGAGCGAGGGGCGAGGAGTGA
- a CDS encoding phage holin family protein: MLIDLLIAWLVSASSLLIVSKLPVGVEVDSPAKAYLSAAVLGVVAAVVNPILRALFFIPNLLTFGLLSGFVTFAISAIALGIAASVVQGFRLRAGIWSVLLGALALSVVSHLIYAFVAPAY; the protein is encoded by the coding sequence ATGTTAATCGACTTATTAATTGCTTGGTTAGTAAGTGCTTCCAGCCTTTTGATTGTCAGCAAACTTCCAGTTGGCGTGGAAGTAGACAGCCCTGCTAAAGCATATCTTTCGGCAGCTGTACTAGGTGTAGTCGCTGCTGTTGTTAATCCAATTTTAAGAGCGCTATTTTTTATCCCTAATTTGCTCACATTCGGTTTATTATCGGGATTTGTCACCTTTGCTATTTCGGCGATCGCCCTTGGGATTGCAGCTTCTGTAGTCCAAGGTTTTCGCCTCCGAGCCGGAATTTGGAGCGTTCTACTGGGGGCGCTGGCGCTTTCCGTTGTCAGCCATCTAATTTATGCCTTTGTAGCTCCAGCTTATTAG
- a CDS encoding manganese catalase family protein, whose translation MFFHKKEPIHVVNIKEPNPRFAQLLLEQFGGATGELSAALQYWVQSFHVENAGIRDMLQDIAIEEFGHLEMVGKMIEAHTKNVDQTDAYKSTLFAVRGMGPHFLDSQGNAWTASYLNEGGDVVRDLRANIAAEAGARQTYEELIKLSTDEGTKNTLVHLLTREISHTQMFMKALDSMGKLTEPFFGNIQPDETVDIYYNLSTNGTQDERGPWNSEPTFRYIADPVNEVTKG comes from the coding sequence ATGTTTTTTCATAAAAAAGAACCAATTCACGTTGTTAACATTAAAGAACCAAATCCTCGCTTTGCTCAACTTTTGCTAGAACAATTTGGTGGTGCGACAGGTGAACTTTCTGCGGCTCTACAATATTGGGTACAGTCTTTTCATGTAGAAAACGCAGGGATTCGCGATATGCTGCAAGATATTGCGATCGAAGAGTTCGGTCACTTAGAAATGGTGGGCAAAATGATTGAAGCTCACACTAAAAATGTTGACCAAACCGATGCATATAAAAGTACTTTGTTTGCCGTGCGTGGGATGGGACCTCACTTTTTAGATAGCCAGGGGAATGCTTGGACGGCTAGTTATCTCAATGAAGGTGGCGATGTCGTGCGCGACTTGCGGGCTAACATTGCTGCGGAAGCTGGAGCAAGACAAACCTATGAAGAATTAATTAAGCTGTCAACTGATGAGGGGACAAAGAATACTTTAGTGCATTTGCTAACACGGGAAATTTCCCATACCCAGATGTTCATGAAAGCTTTGGATTCTATGGGCAAGCTGACCGAACCTTTCTTTGGTAATATTCAGCCTGACGAAACAGTTGATATTTACTACAATCTGTCTACCAACGGTACGCAGGACGAACGCGGTCCTTGGAACTCGGAACCAACATTCCGCTATATTGCCGACCCAGTGAACGAAGTGACTAAAGGCTAG
- a CDS encoding sirohydrochlorin chelatase: MRSAYLLISHGSRDPRPQVAMERLAWLLQGSREQGRAGSREAEGQRGRGAKETRRLGAIKNSLIPYPLSLTPLIGTACLELSQKPLHQQIAEFSDRALSCGYQQVQIVPLFLLPGVHVMEDIPAEVEQARQALKVKVKLELRPHLGSHAGLARLLKQQLDRTQAEQTILLAHGSRRAGSEHPVEAIAQQLSAGTAYWSVAPSLDARVQELALAGWRRIAIIPYFLFAGGITDAIAEAVGQLQHQFPAIEFCLMQPLGATQELADLIWDLIET; encoded by the coding sequence ATGCGCTCCGCCTATCTACTAATATCTCACGGGAGTCGAGATCCACGCCCGCAAGTGGCGATGGAACGCTTGGCGTGGCTTTTGCAAGGGAGCAGAGAGCAGGGACGAGCTGGGAGCAGGGAAGCAGAGGGGCAGAGGGGCAGAGGGGCAAAGGAGACTAGGAGACTAGGAGCAATCAAAAATTCCCTTATCCCTTACCCCTTATCCCTTACCCCTCTAATAGGTACTGCTTGTTTAGAGCTAAGTCAGAAGCCACTGCACCAGCAGATTGCAGAGTTTAGCGATCGCGCCTTGTCTTGCGGATATCAGCAAGTGCAGATCGTGCCTCTGTTTCTCTTGCCGGGAGTCCATGTCATGGAAGATATTCCAGCAGAAGTGGAGCAGGCGCGACAAGCCTTGAAAGTCAAGGTAAAGCTGGAATTACGCCCTCATTTAGGTTCTCATGCTGGCTTGGCAAGGCTATTGAAACAGCAGCTAGACCGGACGCAAGCAGAGCAAACAATCTTGCTCGCACATGGAAGTCGGCGCGCCGGTTCTGAGCATCCTGTAGAAGCGATCGCCCAACAATTAAGTGCTGGAACGGCATATTGGTCAGTTGCTCCCAGTTTAGACGCGCGAGTGCAAGAGTTGGCGCTCGCAGGATGGCGACGAATTGCGATCATACCGTATTTCTTGTTTGCTGGAGGTATTACCGATGCGATCGCGGAAGCTGTAGGACAATTACAACACCAATTTCCCGCGATCGAGTTTTGTCTGATGCAGCCACTAGGGGCAACTCAGGAATTAGCCGATCTGATTTGGGATCTGATCGAGACGTAG
- a CDS encoding phospholipid carrier-dependent glycosyltransferase has protein sequence MLAKFKQHHLLILLLIWLAGVLVDRIWFACDRSVPDWDRAEYLTSSLNYWQALQQPQWFSSDWWTDFWQLSTKVPPLTQTAAAITQLIFGTGGDRATLVNSFFSAILLVSVYGLGIQLFSAEVGLWAAGICQLIPGLYKLRLDFLLDYPLTAVVTLCFWCLTVWRSQNSKVKSQNKFRIPNSEFRISSWFWTIAFGISLGMALLVKQTALFFLFVPIVWTGVEVIRKRNIRRICQFAIALLLSAIVFMPWYQTNWLLILTGGKRATIDSALAEGDPALNTLDAWTYYWKLLPAHISWVLLLVPIVGLLLYKSQKLKVKSQNKNSTSNSPVRMGFEPRFIDGSRESFAKPAPTTPDSLIWLSIFLIGAYLLCSLNLNKDSRYVVPYLPGVALFLAYGMTCWRGRWGQQIRWSTVGLAVLVMGLNLFPIGGVLGNRIASILSPNAKHYAYMGSEYPHAQVIEEIIQTAPYIRSNLGVLPSTLEVNQHSLNYFGALRNFQVYGRQVGTRQQQIVQDGRSLDWFVTKTGEQGSVPDAQSAMVQYVEQSPDFNLQKTWTLPDSSSLKLYHRRVPQVEVGSRGRKLGEQLPITNYQLPTTNIKLSRVIVPSVAPLGKPIPVTYEWSGTWEQLQPGIVLLTWKNQDSDKQSDRWIHDRAIGMGNLIRSLPTPVRAGFERGSIALTDDLLLNPLLLTPYTVTEHLAMMPPTDIAAGIYTLEATYLNRNTGETYPITVPPVTLKIDPAATATPAPELDLVTQERLLAAILPQGIKALDRVFAEVGRINQYDPIQDYLIQAQLAMEYRLKQEPQNLNWAYALTLAQILQQKVQGAIAALERVTQLDSQNPYAYAYLAFVHLYNWNGAAAQAALQPALALNSNIPELHALHGIAALMQGNLMQAWQDYSTFREQGAE, from the coding sequence GTGTTAGCTAAATTCAAACAGCATCATTTACTCATTCTCCTGCTGATATGGTTAGCGGGAGTCTTAGTCGATCGCATCTGGTTTGCCTGCGATCGTTCTGTTCCAGATTGGGATCGGGCGGAATATCTTACGAGTTCGTTGAATTACTGGCAAGCACTACAACAGCCCCAGTGGTTCAGTAGCGATTGGTGGACTGACTTTTGGCAGCTTTCTACAAAAGTCCCTCCCTTAACGCAGACCGCTGCGGCTATTACCCAACTGATTTTTGGCACTGGCGGCGATCGCGCTACGTTGGTAAATTCATTTTTCAGTGCCATCCTGCTTGTTTCCGTCTACGGACTAGGGATACAACTATTTAGCGCCGAAGTCGGATTATGGGCAGCTGGCATATGTCAACTCATCCCAGGATTATATAAGTTACGCCTAGACTTTTTACTCGATTATCCCCTTACGGCTGTCGTGACGCTGTGTTTTTGGTGTCTGACAGTGTGGAGGAGTCAAAATTCAAAAGTCAAAAGTCAAAACAAATTCCGAATTCCGAATTCCGAATTCCGAATTTCAAGTTGGTTTTGGACAATCGCATTCGGTATTTCTCTAGGAATGGCGCTGTTAGTTAAGCAAACGGCGTTGTTTTTTCTGTTCGTGCCGATTGTCTGGACTGGAGTTGAAGTTATTCGTAAACGCAATATTCGGCGAATCTGCCAATTTGCGATCGCTCTACTGCTATCGGCGATCGTGTTTATGCCGTGGTATCAGACAAACTGGTTGCTGATTCTAACTGGGGGAAAACGAGCAACGATAGATTCTGCCCTAGCTGAAGGCGATCCAGCCCTCAATACCCTTGATGCTTGGACTTACTACTGGAAACTACTCCCAGCGCATATTTCTTGGGTACTGTTGCTCGTACCAATCGTAGGACTATTACTTTATAAAAGTCAAAAGTTAAAAGTCAAAAGTCAAAATAAGAATTCGACTTCCAACTCCCCTGTACGGATGGGTTTTGAGCCACGATTTATTGACGGAAGCCGTGAATCTTTTGCTAAACCCGCCCCTACGACTCCCGACTCCCTTATTTGGCTATCAATCTTCCTCATCGGTGCGTATCTGCTCTGTTCGCTTAACCTGAATAAAGATAGTCGCTATGTCGTGCCTTATTTACCTGGAGTCGCGCTGTTTCTTGCCTATGGTATGACGTGCTGGCGCGGGCGCTGGGGTCAGCAAATTCGTTGGAGTACGGTAGGTTTGGCAGTATTAGTCATGGGGTTAAATTTATTTCCTATAGGGGGGGTATTAGGTAATCGTATTGCTTCAATTCTTAGCCCTAATGCCAAACATTATGCTTACATGGGGTCAGAATATCCTCACGCTCAAGTTATTGAAGAAATTATCCAAACTGCGCCTTATATTAGATCCAATTTGGGTGTATTGCCTTCAACGTTAGAAGTCAATCAACACAGCTTAAATTATTTTGGCGCACTACGAAATTTTCAGGTTTACGGACGGCAAGTAGGGACGCGCCAACAGCAAATTGTCCAAGACGGGAGATCGCTCGATTGGTTTGTCACGAAAACAGGCGAACAAGGTTCGGTTCCAGATGCTCAAAGTGCTATGGTGCAGTACGTGGAACAGTCCCCTGATTTCAATTTACAAAAAACTTGGACTTTGCCCGACAGTAGCAGCTTAAAACTGTATCATCGCCGCGTACCGCAGGTAGAAGTCGGGAGTCGGGGAAGAAAGCTGGGGGAGCAACTACCAATTACCAACTACCAACTACCAACTACCAACATAAAACTATCAAGAGTCATAGTACCGTCAGTCGCACCTCTAGGAAAGCCGATTCCAGTGACTTATGAGTGGTCTGGAACGTGGGAGCAGTTGCAACCTGGTATCGTACTACTAACTTGGAAAAATCAGGATAGTGACAAACAAAGCGATCGCTGGATACACGATCGCGCGATCGGTATGGGTAATTTAATTCGCAGTTTGCCGACTCCCGTACGGGCGGGTTTTGAACGAGGGTCTATTGCCTTAACTGACGATCTTTTGCTAAACCCGCTCCTACTGACTCCCTACACTGTCACAGAACACCTAGCAATGATGCCTCCGACTGATATAGCGGCGGGAATTTACACTTTGGAGGCGACATATCTCAACCGCAATACAGGTGAAACTTATCCCATCACCGTACCACCAGTTACCTTAAAAATCGATCCTGCGGCTACAGCTACACCTGCACCGGAATTAGATTTAGTTACGCAAGAACGACTTTTAGCAGCAATCTTACCTCAAGGAATTAAGGCACTAGATCGTGTCTTTGCGGAAGTTGGACGGATTAATCAATACGACCCGATCCAAGATTATTTGATCCAGGCGCAACTGGCAATGGAATATAGGCTGAAACAGGAACCGCAAAATCTCAACTGGGCTTACGCTCTGACGTTAGCTCAAATATTACAGCAAAAAGTACAAGGTGCGATCGCGGCGCTGGAACGAGTGACGCAGCTAGACTCGCAAAATCCCTATGCCTATGCCTACCTTGCCTTTGTCCATTTATATAACTGGAATGGAGCCGCCGCCCAAGCTGCCCTCCAACCTGCTTTAGCGCTCAACTCCAACATTCCAGAATTACATGCCCTACATGGTATTGCTGCTCTGATGCAAGGCAATCTCATGCAAGCGTGGCAAGATTATTCTACTTTTAGGGAGCAGGGAGCAGAGTAA
- a CDS encoding biopolymer transporter ExbD, with translation MKINLHSPIEEVQVQIIPLIDVIFCILTFFLLAALQFTRQQAIEIQLPKASTGTAPMFQSRLIVTLKDGQLYVEKEPVQIDKLTQTLKAYTQANPLGTIILNASRSSSYNDVIQLLDIMRQIGGDRVALATTPGSPDLPSGSNLSSPDLTPLAPINPNADPRLNSTAPIAPQSP, from the coding sequence ATGAAAATCAACCTTCATTCACCAATTGAAGAAGTTCAAGTTCAAATTATTCCTCTAATTGATGTCATTTTTTGCATTTTGACGTTTTTCCTCTTAGCAGCACTGCAATTCACGCGCCAGCAGGCGATTGAAATTCAGTTACCCAAGGCGAGTACTGGTACAGCGCCAATGTTCCAATCGCGGTTGATTGTCACTCTCAAAGACGGACAGCTTTATGTCGAGAAAGAGCCAGTACAGATAGATAAGCTAACCCAAACGCTCAAAGCTTACACTCAAGCTAATCCCCTCGGCACAATTATTTTAAATGCTTCGCGATCGTCGAGCTACAACGATGTGATTCAGCTATTAGATATCATGCGGCAAATTGGAGGCGATCGCGTTGCTTTAGCTACGACTCCTGGCTCTCCCGATTTACCTTCTGGTTCTAATCTATCATCGCCAGATCTTACGCCCTTGGCTCCGATTAATCCTAACGCCGATCCCCGCCTGAATTCTACTGCGCCGATTGCACCCCAGTCGCCATAA
- a CDS encoding DUF4359 domain-containing protein, whose translation MKRSTSISYIGLVVLGGLGVVMALTNPDRSTYEIYAGERLGTYIKDEVCPQAPNIFGLALQQNCSDLVDSSSPVIQRIVANNTKRQNFLLFSIYTTDLAVGGVIPSYRFQTVGAMQNFFTYSAQKQ comes from the coding sequence ATGAAGCGATCGACAAGTATTAGTTATATAGGATTAGTAGTTCTTGGCGGGCTGGGAGTGGTAATGGCATTGACTAATCCCGATCGCTCTACCTACGAGATTTATGCTGGCGAACGGTTAGGAACTTACATCAAGGATGAAGTTTGCCCGCAAGCGCCGAACATCTTCGGTCTGGCTTTGCAGCAAAACTGTAGTGACTTAGTTGATTCTAGTTCTCCTGTCATCCAACGTATTGTAGCTAATAACACCAAGCGCCAAAACTTTCTTTTATTTAGCATCTATACTACCGATCTTGCCGTTGGTGGCGTAATTCCGTCATATCGGTTTCAAACGGTCGGTGCAATGCAAAACTTTTTTACCTACTCTGCCCAGAAGCAGTAG
- the cobA gene encoding uroporphyrinogen-III C-methyltransferase → MNEFVGKVYLVGAGPGDPGLFTLKGKALLECADVVVYDALVSPAILGMINPLAEKINAGKRRGKHSLVQEDTTQLLIEKARDNAVVVRLKGGDPFIFGRGGEEMEDLVAAGVSVEVVPGITSGIAAPAYAGIPLTHRDYSSSVTFVTGHEAAGKYRPKVNWAAVAQGSETIAIYMGVHNLPYIIEQLCEAGLSADTPVALVRWGTRPEQEELIGTLETIVAQVETTGFSAPAIAVIGKVVNLHGVLAGCRPVLVSS, encoded by the coding sequence ATGAACGAGTTTGTGGGTAAAGTCTACTTAGTGGGTGCGGGTCCAGGCGACCCTGGTTTATTTACACTCAAAGGTAAGGCATTGTTGGAATGTGCCGATGTTGTGGTTTACGATGCCCTCGTAAGTCCGGCAATTCTAGGCATGATTAACCCATTGGCAGAAAAAATCAATGCAGGAAAGCGGCGGGGAAAGCATTCGTTGGTGCAGGAAGATACGACCCAGTTATTGATCGAAAAGGCACGAGATAATGCAGTGGTGGTGCGATTAAAAGGGGGCGATCCATTTATCTTCGGGCGTGGCGGCGAGGAGATGGAAGATTTGGTAGCAGCTGGGGTGTCAGTGGAAGTCGTGCCCGGTATCACTTCCGGTATTGCAGCTCCAGCGTATGCAGGTATCCCATTAACCCATCGAGATTATAGTTCTTCAGTCACGTTTGTTACAGGACACGAAGCAGCAGGAAAGTATCGCCCCAAAGTCAATTGGGCAGCTGTAGCCCAAGGTTCGGAGACGATCGCAATTTATATGGGAGTCCACAATTTACCTTATATTATCGAGCAGCTATGCGAGGCAGGGTTAAGTGCAGATACACCAGTAGCTCTAGTACGTTGGGGAACCCGACCGGAACAAGAGGAATTGATCGGCACATTAGAGACAATTGTGGCGCAAGTAGAAACTACCGGTTTTAGCGCCCCTGCGATCGCCGTTATCGGTAAAGTCGTCAACTTGCACGGTGTATTGGCAGGCTGTCGCCCTGTTTTGGTGTCGAGCTAA
- a CDS encoding ATP-binding protein → MQEFWHNFFGSSSFIPHGHCYLWQPGLVWLHILSDACIAFAYYSIPFTLVYFVQKRKDLPFNWIFWLFGAFIIACGTTHLIEIWTLWHPTYWLSGTLKAITALISLYTALELMPLVPQLLALPSPAQLEVANQELRSQVIERERAESQIRVLNAQLEQRVTERTAELEIANKLKDELLVRAQTARAEAETANRMKDNFLAIISHELRTPLNPILGWCNLLMSRKFDRTRMDSAIATIDRNARLQVQLIDDLLDVSSILQGKLSLNVSPVNLASVITAALETVRLAAEAKSIQVVTRLDANVGEVEGDPTRLQQVMWNLLSNAIKFTPQGGRVEISLQRVEEEATTNSKFKIQNSKLDGAPRTNYAQIQIADTGKGISADFIPYIFDYFRQESSATTRKFGGLGLGLAIVRNIVEMHGGNVAVASLGEGRGSTFTVKIPLLGKTEETATPVAVTREFPVLDSAVTAYCRSPLPAPLAGVQVLVVDDDADSRDFVTFLLEEAGATVIAVSSAVAALEVFTSQIDILISDIGMPGMDGYMLMQQIEALSLGQGGKIPAIALTAYAGECDRQKALSAGFQKHIAKPIEPEQLIEAVTLALQGVNSMNKV, encoded by the coding sequence ATGCAGGAGTTTTGGCACAATTTTTTTGGTTCGAGTTCATTTATCCCTCACGGACATTGTTATCTTTGGCAACCAGGGTTAGTTTGGCTGCACATCTTATCTGATGCGTGTATCGCATTTGCCTATTATTCAATTCCATTTACATTAGTTTATTTCGTCCAAAAGCGAAAAGACTTGCCATTTAACTGGATTTTTTGGCTATTTGGGGCTTTTATTATCGCTTGCGGCACGACTCACTTAATAGAGATCTGGACTTTATGGCATCCTACCTACTGGCTGTCAGGCACGCTTAAAGCTATCACAGCTTTAATTTCTCTTTATACGGCTCTAGAGCTAATGCCATTAGTACCGCAGCTACTGGCTCTACCCAGCCCCGCACAGCTAGAAGTAGCAAACCAAGAATTACGCAGTCAAGTTATCGAACGAGAACGCGCCGAATCGCAAATTCGGGTTTTAAACGCCCAACTCGAACAACGAGTCACAGAGCGGACGGCAGAACTAGAAATAGCAAATAAATTAAAAGATGAATTACTCGTCCGCGCTCAAACAGCACGGGCTGAGGCTGAGACAGCAAACCGGATGAAGGACAATTTTCTTGCCATCATTTCTCACGAGTTACGCACGCCACTCAATCCGATTCTCGGTTGGTGCAACTTGCTGATGAGCCGCAAATTCGATCGAACTCGCATGGATAGCGCGATCGCCACGATCGATCGCAACGCTAGGCTCCAGGTACAACTGATTGACGATTTGCTAGATGTCTCCTCGATTCTGCAAGGGAAATTAAGCTTGAATGTCTCTCCAGTCAATTTAGCTTCCGTTATTACAGCAGCATTAGAAACTGTCCGCCTAGCAGCTGAAGCAAAATCAATTCAGGTGGTAACTCGGCTTGATGCGAATGTAGGAGAAGTCGAAGGCGATCCGACACGCTTGCAGCAAGTGATGTGGAATTTACTTTCGAACGCCATTAAGTTCACTCCTCAGGGAGGACGGGTAGAAATTTCGCTGCAACGAGTGGAAGAGGAAGCAACTACCAATTCAAAATTCAAAATTCAAAATTCAAAATTAGATGGCGCACCACGCACTAACTATGCCCAAATTCAGATCGCTGACACGGGAAAAGGGATTAGTGCCGATTTTATTCCTTACATATTCGATTACTTTCGACAGGAAAGCAGTGCCACAACCAGAAAGTTCGGTGGGTTGGGATTGGGATTGGCGATCGTGCGTAATATTGTCGAAATGCATGGTGGTAACGTCGCGGTAGCTAGTCTTGGTGAAGGACGGGGTTCTACATTTACTGTAAAGATTCCCCTGCTAGGAAAAACTGAGGAAACTGCCACGCCTGTAGCAGTTACAAGAGAATTTCCGGTTCTCGACTCTGCTGTAACGGCGTACTGCCGATCTCCCCTACCGGCTCCCCTCGCTGGCGTGCAGGTTTTAGTCGTAGACGATGATGCTGATTCGCGAGATTTTGTAACTTTCTTGTTGGAAGAGGCAGGGGCTACTGTCATCGCAGTTAGCTCAGCTGTTGCTGCTTTAGAAGTGTTTACATCGCAGATAGATATCTTAATCAGCGATATTGGAATGCCTGGTATGGATGGTTACATGCTGATGCAGCAAATTGAAGCTTTGTCACTAGGGCAAGGAGGCAAGATTCCAGCAATCGCGCTAACTGCCTACGCGGGAGAATGCGATCGGCAAAAAGCGTTATCGGCAGGCTTTCAAAAGCATATTGCTAAGCCCATCGAACCAGAGCAATTGATAGAAGCTGTTACCCTTGCACTCCAGGGAGTAAATTCTATGAATAAAGTATAG